GCTGAATTAGTAGAAATATTAGAGATAAAGGCTGAATAGATGAAGAATTAGTTAGGTGTGTTATGAAAACTTCACTTAACAATGTGTTATCGCAAGGCTCGGGCAGGGTCAAAAGGCCTCATGGGTTTGCCAAGAGGTATTCCTATTGGGTCAAGCCCTCACACATTCCTCAACCTAAGTGCGTCGCACCACTCGTCACATTAGCCACATGCGTGGCATGTAAGGTTGAGAAACGTCGGCAACACAGAACGTTATATGACATAAATAATATTTCTTAGCTATTCGAGCTCTTGTAAGGAGGGGGAAAGTGAATTCAAGTAGTTATTATAAGACTTATGATAAAGGCTATGAAGAATTAAGAAAAGAAGGAATAACTAGATTAATAGTAACTGTTTCTTTTTATATTTTAATCATAGTATGTGCATTAATAGTAATCTATTTAGTTGAGGAGTTAGATCTTCTATATATACTTATTTTTCTATCACTATTTAATTGCATCTATTTTATAGGTGGAATAAGAAGTTTAAGAAAAGCTAAAAAAAAGAGTTATGAAGAACATGAACTAAGAAATGCTAGAAAATTACTGATTAATTTTAAGCAGGGCCTAATTCAAAGTGATATTTTAGATGATTACATGAATGATTCTTTTGCAGAGTTTTTTTACAGAAATCCTATTATACTAGAGTATGATGATCTAATCTTATTTATAAAATATAAAATATCTTCACCAAAAAGGTTACTTGATTGGGCTCATTATATTTGGTTTAGTGATTTTTATTCATTGGATAATAAAACTGAAGAAGTTATAAAAGAACTAGAGGAAGCTTATCAAGCGAATTTACCCTTACCTGTAGATTATTTAGAGAAAACACTTGAGAAACTTGAAGTTAACAAGTAATAGTATATTATTTACATCATATAACAATAGTTTTGCACAAGGTTCGGGCAAGGGTCATAAAGCTTCTAGGGAGATGCCCTTACACATTCCTCAACCTAAGTCCGTCGGAACACTCGGCACATTAGCCCTTATCAGGGCATGAGCACCTTCGCTCTAAGGTTGAGAAACGTCGCAAATCCCGGAACGTTAGATGATATAGGCACAATTATATCGGAGTGTTTCTATGGAGAGAAAAGCTCATGAATTTTATAAGTAGATATGTTTGACAAAGTATATGAATGGAGTGGGCAATAAAATGATATGTTCAATACAGAAGAAGGGGAAAATACTATATATTCTTATAGTACTATTTTTATTCACTGCATGTAATAGATTCATAATACAGGAGACAGGCAACGATATAGATAATACTCAAGCATTAAAAATTCAAGAACTTAGTAATGAGGTAGAATTGTTGAGGGCGTCGAATCAAGAACTAGTTAGTAAAAATATTGCTTTGAGAAATGAACTAGAATCTATAAAGGAAGAAAAACTAGAATATGAACTTAAAATTTCAGAACAAGAACAAAAGGCTAAAGAAACTGAACAAGAAGCTAATGTTGATATCAAGAGAATAAGTGTAGAGGATTTGCATTTAGATGGGGAGCCTCTGTGGAACTATAAAGATTATAGTGCATTTAGAGTAGACGAGCAATTATATATACCAACTCAGCTTCTTAGCGATTACTACAATCTAAGCAATGATAATGGATATAATCATGTTGATAATATTGTTATTAAGGGGAGACCTATAGAGAAAAAGGTATTTAAGGTTGGAAAAGTTATTCGCTTTGATACCTTAGGTGAGATACTTGGAGAAAAAGAGTTTGATGAAGCCCAGAAGGTAGAAGAAACCACAGTATTTGATTTAGATGGTATAATATTTGAAGTTGATGAAAGGTTTATCGTTTATACTATCACCTCTCATAATTATATGACAGAGAATGGTATAACAATAGGAGCTTCAAAAGAAGAAGTTAGACAAGTTTATGGTGATATTGGAGATATGAATGAGGATGAATGGTTTACTTGCAAAACGAGTGCTGATGTTCGTCGTATATATTTCACATTCGTAGATAATAAAGTTTCAGCAATCACTCAGAGAATACGATAGGATAAATTCCATGCATGAAATATATAATCAAGCTGATTAATATTCTGTTTCTATTGTGTATATAGAGAAGAATTGTAATTGTCCCTACATCATCTAACAAAATGTTTCCACAAGGCTCGTGCAAGGTCGAAAAACCTCAAGGGTTAGCCTAGAGGTATTCCTTATTGGTCACGCCCTCACACATTCCTCAACCTAAGCGCGTCGCGACACTCGGCACATTAGCCCTTTGCAGGGCATGAGCACCTTCGCTCTAAGGTTGAGGAACGTCGTTAACACGGAACGTTAGGAGACATAAACATTCTCATATCGGGGAATAAATATAGGGTCAAAATGATAAGGAGCGTTGTTATGAATAGAGAGCAGTTATGTGACATAATTAATAAATCAAAGATAATAGAAAATTGGCATTGGTTTGGTTATAATTTTGGGTTTGGAATTACTAAGCGATATACAAGGTTTAGTAATGCACTGGTAGATGCTTTGCTAATTATTGATAGTAAGATAGATGGATACGCAATACAGATGGTTAAGAGGATAGAAAGTTACAATAATAGAGAGAAAGACATAGGCCATTATGAACAATTGATTCAAATATGTGGAGAGATATATGTATTGAAACAAGCTGTAATATATTTCTCTGGTATTGAGGATATTAGCTTTGAAAATGAACCAACATCAATGACAAGTAATAAGAATCCAGAGTTTATTATCAATTTAAAAGGTTATAAGTATGGTATTGAAGTAAAAGTACCCTCATTAGTAAACCACATAAACAAAAGGAAGGAAAATTCGTTTCAATTGATTGGAAGAATGCCAGGAATGCTTGAGACTGCTAAAAAAATTAGCGGTACTGACCAAGTAACTTTACCAAGGGATAACCCCGTTAAAAGTTTTTTGCAGTCAGCGGATAGTAAGTTTGAAGGATTCAAGAAGGAGCATGCCAATTTCATTAGTATACTATTTATATTATGGGATGATTATATAAATGAACCAATAGGAGCTCTATTGACAGAACCATCAGGTCTTTTATTAGAAGGGTCATTTGCTAGAAAAGATGATAAACGTATAGAATTTAAATATGTTGATTATATATTTTTGGATAGACCAATGACAAACTTTGTGGAGGATGCAGCTGGACGAAACTTAGTTGATGGTAAAATGAACTGTTTTGATTATGGGACAGTGGATAAGTTTCCACATAAAATAATAATTAAAAATCCTGATGCTGAGTCAGTAGTTATTCATGATGAAATTATAGATTGTTTTCAGGTTAAGGAGAATTCTCCATATCTTGGGGCAGAATACAATCCTAGTGATATGGTAATGTGGCTTTAAAAGTGAGAAGTTTACTTCTCCTAACAAAGGATTTACGCAAGGTTCGGGCTAGGGTCATAAACCTCACGGGACATGCCCTCACACATTCCTCAACCTAAGTCCGTCGGAACACTCAGCACATTAGCCCTTGCCAGGGCATGAGCACCTTCGCTCTAAGGTTGAGAAACGTCGCAAATCCGGAACGTTATACAACATTAACATAATCATTTCAGAGTATAGTTAATAGGTCCTCAAATACATTCTATAGATTGGAATAATTAAAAGTATATAGTAAGGGGAGAGGCTGAGAATGATCACTTTAGATAAAAAGAAGGTTTTACTTTTGGTTCCACCAATTTTATCTGTGTCAATGATATGCATATTTCGGTTAGCAACAGAGAGATATGGGAGAACCATTGGATTTATGTTGGGATTTTGTGTTTATTGGTTTGCATTTTGTTTACCGACTTGCTTGTATATCATTGGAAGCACCGAAGAATTAAAAAGAATTTATCAGGGACATGTAAATAACTTTGATATAAAGAGATTGATATATCACATTGCGGCATTTATACCTTGTATAGCAACATTTTGTATTATATTTTATGGTCTATTCCTGAAGGTTGAATTTCATGTTTTAGGCATTGCACTTCTTTTTGCATTGGTTAATGGTACTATAGAGGAGTTGTTCTGGCGTGGAAACTATCTAAAAATATTTGGTAATAATTTTACTCTGGCATACATATATCCTTCAATGTTTTTTGGTGCTTGGCATATTGGCTTATTTTTTGCAAAGGGAATAATATATCATGGAGGATTACCAGCATTAGTTGGTGGAGCCTTATTTATGGGGCTATTATGGGGGATAGTTTCATATAGAACGAGGTCTATTGGTACAGTGACATTAGCACATATAGTAACCAACTTTTTTGCATTCACAGGTCTAATCTATGATAATTGGTATAGTTAATGAGATGTAAGCATTCTGATAAACTTTGTAGCTGATTATATTAATATCGTATAACAATACATTTGCACACAGTTCGGGCGAAGGTCATAAACCCTAATGGGAAAATGCCCTCACACATTCCTCAACCTAAGTCCGTCTGAACACTCGATGCATTAGCCCTTTGCAGGGCATGAGCACTTTCGCTCTAAGGTTGAGAAACGTCGCAAATCCGGAACGTTATACGAAACCCCTTTCAAGTTCTAGTGATAGAAAGTGAGGATTGCTATGAGTGATTATTCAAAGGGCATAAAACAACAGAAAGAAAAAATAGATATGATTGAAGGGAAAATCCTTAGAGATGTTTTAGTTCATATAGTTGAACCAGAATATAATATTGCTTATTTAGTTTTTGACCATTATGTTTATGAGATATGTGGATTAATGGGTTCTGAAATTCTAGGGATTTGTGAAATATCTTATATTGATTATAAGGGAAAATCAAATGGTAGAAATATAAAAAAATTTAAGCCCTATGAAATTTTTCTTGACAAAGAAATAGTACAAGTGAGAATAATTGGAGAGGAATGGAATGGTCATGGATTTGAATTTAGTTTTAAAGAAGTATATGACAAAACCATGATAATTCAATCAATATATTCAGGAAACAAGCCAGATGAATTTGAAGATTGTATACGGTTAGGCATTGGACAATATTATTACTCTTGTAATTAATAAATGGGGGATACAAATGAAGCAAAAAATTGTAGAAGTAATAAATGAATGGGATCTGATCAACTTATTTCCACATGCACCAGATAATGAATAACATTCTGAAATAGATAAAATTTATAATATTGCTATGAAGACTTCAAGCTGTAACGAACTAGCACAAGGAATTCAAAATGTGTTTATAAAGAGTTTTAGTGATTCAGTTTTTCGTCGTAAATATGAGGAGTGTTATAAAATAGCTGAAAAGATTTTGATTAAGAAGTAATAGAAGGTCTTAGAGTGTTGGGGTGTGGGGCATCGTATAACAAGATGTTTGCGTAAAGGGTTACTAGGGAAAGTTTTTGGGGATTATACACCCACACCTTCTCACTGGGTGCGTGCACCGCCAAGACGGTATTTCTATGGGGTCCAGTTCGAAGACGTCGCAAACATGAAACGTTAAGTGAAATAAAACTACTTTGTAATGATATGAGGTGATAAATTGGGTGAATTAAAGAAAAAGCTTGAAAAAGTAATAGATGAAGAATCGTTTCTAGATTTTCTTCGATGCTTATCAATTGAGTATAGTAACAAATACCAAGAATGGTGTAGTAACAGCATTGATGTCTTTTTGGAATGTTCAGCAGAATGGGGACAAGCGTCTATTAATGGACTTAAATACTATGAGAAACCAAATAATGTTTGGAGAAGGTGTGCTGAGATTATTTTCATGGAGAAACTGTATGAGTGATATTGATATTTGAGGGGATGAATGATTTGTTGGATGAGATAAAAACAAAATATAGAGAAGATACATTCAAGATGCTAAAAGAGATTGAATTTACTTATTATAATCAATCTGAAATGAAGACTATTAATGACTTTATAGTTGCATACTCATCTAGTAATTTCACATCAATAAGGTTTGATTGGAATAATAAGCATTCTAAAGATTTTATAGATGCAAATGCGGAGTATCGGAGTAAAGTTTCTATATATTACATATTACACTGTGATGATAACACAAACCCATTATTGTTGAAGGATTTATTTTGTGAGCAATCAAAACATGATGAAGAGGCTTGGGGCGCAAGTGGATTTTTATTTATGCTAGGTGAAAAATTATTATCAGCCACGGGGAGTCAATATATCTACGAATTTTTGGAAAGCGCAATGAGGTCTTTTGACACATATGGATGTTGTAGTAGTATTAGATTAGACGATAAATTAGTTAATGAGTTAGGATTAGGTATTGAAGAATTAATAGAGATATCATCAGGGAATAGAGTAGCTATTAAATTACTAAATGATGGTTTAGAATACATAAATAATTTCTTATCCTAAATGTGTATTTATTTGTTGTGGTCAAGGTGTATCAAAATCGGGCGTAGTTTTACGTCACTTAACAATGTGTTTACATTCATTCGCGCATGGGTCTAAGAGCAAAAGCCTCAAGGGTTTGCCAGGGAGTAATCCTTATAGGTCGGCGCTCATACATTCCCCGCTTAACCAAGTCGGCAGCACTCCACCCTAAGATAGGAGTTATCTAAGGTTGGAGCACTACCTGTAACAGCGTGAAACGTCGTAAACACGAAAACGTTATGTGA
This Vallitalea okinawensis DNA region includes the following protein-coding sequences:
- a CDS encoding CPBP family intramembrane glutamic endopeptidase — translated: MITLDKKKVLLLVPPILSVSMICIFRLATERYGRTIGFMLGFCVYWFAFCLPTCLYIIGSTEELKRIYQGHVNNFDIKRLIYHIAAFIPCIATFCIIFYGLFLKVEFHVLGIALLFALVNGTIEELFWRGNYLKIFGNNFTLAYIYPSMFFGAWHIGLFFAKGIIYHGGLPALVGGALFMGLLWGIVSYRTRSIGTVTLAHIVTNFFAFTGLIYDNWYS